The sequence below is a genomic window from Actinokineospora baliensis.
CGGGTCGACGGGGCCCCGACCCCCGTCGTGGATGGTGACGACGACCTGCCGCGGACCCGTCCACAGGCGCACCGTCACCGGTGGTGTGCCGTATTTGACGGCATTGGTGACGATCTCGCTGACGGAGGTCACCAGGTCTTCGAGGTCGGCGCGGGACAACGCGAAGGCACCCGCCGCGGTGACGGCGTGACGGGCCGCGGCGGGAGTGGGGTCGATGAGCGCGGCGGTCGGCGGCAGGTGCTGGACGGGGAGAGGCGTCGGTGGCCCCGAGCGCGAGAGGAAGGAAGGCGGCTCGACGTACTCGGGGTTGGGTTTCGGTGTGCCGCCCACGGCCACGAGCGAATGCGTGCGGGCGACGTCGCGCAGGATCGGGGCAGGCGTCGTGCGGGTGTCGTAAGCGCACATGCTCCGCACCGGGAACGCGTCGTAGGCGTAGTTGACCGCGGCCTCGTAGCGGGACCACACGTCCCACGCCTGCGCGAGAGCGGGGGAGGGGAGTTCGCCGACGACCCTGATCGCGCTGGCGCCCCGCTTGACCAGCGACGAGAACATGTCGCGGTACGCCTTGATCGTGGCCGCGGGGCGCGTGTACTGCGGATCCGGCTGGAGGGTCACGACGCGATCGGGGTCCGGGAGGGCGGAGAGCACGAGGTCCGCCCGGGGCTCGTCGAGGGCGATCACCATCGCTTCGTCGCGCGCGACTCCGTCGACGAGGAAGGGGACGGCCCCGTCGAGCAGGTCGCCGTCGTTGGTGTAGTAGAGCGCGACGTGGTCGTAGCCGCGCTTGGCGGAGTGCGTGTGCGCGCTCATGCGACCTGCTCCACGCGCACGCCGCTGATCCCCAGGATCTCGACGAGGCGGGCCGGGTTCATCGCGCGGGTACGCAGTACGGCGGTGAAGCCGCGCCGCTCGGCCTGGTCGGCCAGGCGCAGCAGCGCGTGGTGGTCGATGAAGGTCAACCCGCGGGCGTCGACCACGACTTCCCCACCACCCCAGCCGGGCGCGGCGTGCTCGAGCGCCCAGGGGAACAGCTCGCGCGACCTCAGGTCCAACTCGCCGTCGAGCGCCACCGCGCCGCCCCGACCCCACCCGTGCAGGTGGAACGGCACGGTGTCGACGTTGCCCCCCGGGTGCATGGTGGCGAGTTTGTCGACCGTGTCCGCCCCCAGCTCGGGCACGTTGTAGGCGCACATCGCGTCGAAGGTGGATGCGGCCATGTAGCGGTCCACGACGTGTTCGTAGCTGGCGAAGGCGTCGAGGTGCGCGGGGGTGCGCACCAGGTGGGTCGCCTCGGCGGCGACCCGGAAGCCGGTGAACCCGTCGGCAACGGCCTGGTCGGTCTCCCCGGCATACACCCGGACCTGCTCCTCGGGGTCGACCACCCCGCCCCCGGCATAGACGCCGTCGAGCGACCGAACCAGCACCGCCCCGCGCTCGAGCAGGTCGCCGATACCGGGGATGGTCGCCACCTGGTCGAGCAACGCCCGCTCGGTCCCGGGCGCGGTCAGGCACACCCGCTTGCCCGCTGCCAACCCCTCGACCAGGAACGCCCGGGCCCTGGCGAAGAACTCGGCCGGCTCGGTGAACGCCCAGCACAGGTGACTGCGCCCTGTCTGAGGCGGGTTCTCGGGCGGTACCGGGCGATGGCTCACCGCGTCAATGTACGTCCTGGGGTCGTGATCCCGGTACCGGCGGGAGCCGTGGTCATAGCACCGAGCTATCGACAGCTGACATGACCACGTCCGCGGACCGCGTGTGAATCTTCTCGGGCAGGCGGTTCCTGCGTATTCCGCCGAAGTGGCCGCGATGCGGCCGTGCCGAGAAACGGAAAAGCGAATGTCCCTTTCGCGTGCCAAGAAAGCCGGGGTGTTGGCCGTCGTCGCCAGTGCCCTGACCCTGTTAGCCGTCGTGATCAACCCGCTTGCCTCAGGGCAACCCGTCGCGCCACCACGCGCTGCCGTCGCACCTGCCGCGGGCTCCGGCGCGGATGTCCACGTGGCGCGGGAGCGGCTGCCGGTCGCCGAACGCACACCGGTGTCCGCGTCCAAGGAAGAGAGGCGGGACTACGACGTGCCCGCTGCCAAGGCGTTGGTCGCGTGTGACACGGCCGGGTTCACCAGTCGGAGCGGGTGGGCTCTGGTCGACTTCATCCGGACATCCACAGTAGACTGTGTGAACACGCTGTTCTCGCTCACCGGAACCGACGCCAACCGTGCGTTCCGCGAGGATCAGATGACCTATGTCGCGTACGGTCTGCGGGACAACGGATCCAGCTACCCCGGTGACAACTCCACCGGTACCGCGCAGCTCGTGCTCTATCTGCGGGCGGGTTACTACGTCCAGTGGTACAACCCCGATGTGGTCGCCACCTACGGGTCCGCGCTGCGCAACGCCATCCGCTCCGGGCTGGACAACTTCTTCAACAACGCCAGGGCTTTCACCGTGAGCGAGGCCAACGGCGCGACCCTTTCCGAAGCGGTCACGCTCATCGACAGCGCCCAGGAGAACGCGCGGTACCTGTGGGTGGTGAAGCGGCTGCTCGACGGCTACAACTCCAGCTACGACTCGTCGTGGTCGATGCTCAACGCAGTCAACAACGTCTACACCGTGCTGTTCCGCGGCCACCAAGTCCCCGAGTTCGTCAGCACCGTGACCTCCGACCCGAGCGTCCTGGAGACCCTGCGCGCCTTCGCGATCCGCAACCTGGGCCTGCTCTCCGGCGAACGCAGCTACCTCACCTCCAACGCCGGACGTGAACTCGGCCGGTTCCTGCAACACCCGGGGCTGCTGAGCAACTCCAAGCCCAAGGCGAAGGCCCTGATGGACGCGTCCTCGATCCGCGGCGCCACCGCCCCGTTGTGGGTGGGTGTCGCGGAGATGGTCGACAGCTACGACAAGGCCAACTGCGCGTACTACGGCGCGTGCGATCTGCAGAACCGTTTGCTGGCAGAGGTTCTACCGATCAACCACACCTGCGCCTCGACGCTGAGGGTCCGCGCCCAGGAGATGACCGCCGCCGAGCTGTCGCAGACGTGCGCGAGCCTGCTCAACCAGGATGCCTACTTCCACAACGTGGTCCGTGACCCCGGGCCGGTCACCGGCGACCGCAACACGGCACTGGAGGTGGTCGTCTACAACTCCAGCACCGACTACCAGACGTACGCGGGCGCGATGTGGGGCATCGACACCAACAACGGCGGCATGTACCTCGAAGGCGACCCGTCGGCGGTGGGCAACCAGGCGCGGTTCATCGCCTACGAGGCGGAGTGGTTGCGGCCGACGTTCCAGATCTGGAACCTCAACCACGAGTACACCCACTACCTCGACGGCCGGTTCAACATGGCTGGCGACTTCACCTCCAACGTGACCACCCCGACCATCTGGTGGATCGAAGGCTTCGCCGAGTACGTGTCGTACCAGTACCGCAACGTGGCCTACGACGCCGCCATCGCCGAGGCGGGCAAGCGGACGTACGCGCTCAGCACGCTGTTCGACACCACCTACTCGCACGACACCACGCGCATCTACCGGTGGGGCTACCTCGCCGTCCGGTACATGATCCAGGCACATCCCGCGGACGTCACCGCCGTCCTGGGCCACTACCGCTCCGGGAACTGGACGGCGGCGCGGACGCTGCTCAAGACCACGATCGGCTCCCGCTACGACAGCGACTGGTACACCTGGCTCGCCGCGTGCGCCGCCGGGAGCTGCGGCGGTGGCACCACGAACCGCCCGCCGGTCGCGGACTTCACCAGCTCCACCAACGCCCGCACCGTCACCTTCACCGACCGCTCCACCGACCCCGACGGCACCATCACCGCCCGCCGCTGGGACTTCGGCGACGGCACCACCTCGACCGCGACCGCACCCACCCGCACCTACGCGGCCGACGGCACCTACACGGTCCGCCTGACCGTGACCGACAACCAGGGCGCGACCGGGACTCTCACGAAGGCGGTAACCATCGGTAGCGGCGGCGTGGCCGAGTGCACCGGCTCCGACGCCAGGGTGCTGGGCAAGAACTGCCAACGCTCCAACCGCTCAGCCACCGGCGGCAACTACGACTACCTGTACCTGACCCTCCCGAGCGCAACGGCCCAACTGACGATCACCGCCTCCGGCGGAACCGGCAACTGCGACCTGTACTTCAGCGGCAGCTCGTGGGCGACCACCAGCACCGCCACCCACCGCTCCACCGGCACGACCAACCAGGAAACGATCACCGTGACGAGCCCGGCGGCCGGGTACGCGTACGTGAGCTTGAAGGGCGCGACCGACTGCGCGGGGGTGGTGGTGACCACCCGCTACTGACCACCTGGCGGCAGGGTGCCCGCCCCCGGCTCACGCCGGGGGCGGGCTTGTCGTGATGCGGCCTCGGTGGCAGGGGCGCGACGTCGTCGGACGTCGTCCTGTTCGACGCTGGTGGTGCGGACCTGGTTGTCGGCCCGGTCGCACCTGCGGCTTCGAGTCCGGCGAGGCGCTTGAGGAGGAGGATCCGTGGCCTGCCTGCCGTGGCCGCGGTGACCCGGTGCAAGGTCATCACCACGGCGGCGCCAGGCATTCGCGCTCCACCGCTCCCTGCGACGTTGCTCGGCGATCGCGTGCTTGAGGCTCGGACCCGCGCGAGGTGGTCGGGCGGGTCCGCCGCCAGTTGGCGGGCGGGCCTCGCTGTGCTCCTGCCACCACGGTCGGAACACTGGCCTGGCCTGGCCATGGCCTGTTCGGCCTGGGCTGCCGCTGCCCTCGTGGCGGTGGTTGGCCGCTCTTGCCGGATCCGGTCGCGATGTTGCGAGGGGCGCCCGGCCTTTCAGGCTGGAGGGCGGCCTCGGGGTGCCCCCGCGATCAGGGGCGGGCCACTGGGTTGGCTTGTGCCTGCTCGGCGCGGGCTGCCGCTGTCCTCGTGCCGGTGATCAGCCCGCTCTCGCTGAACCAAGCGGCGATACCTCGCGGGCTGCACGGCCGCGTGAGGCTGGAGGGCGATCCTCGGGGTGCTACTGCGATCAGGGGCGGGTCACTGGGTTGGCTGGTGCGTGCTCGGCCTGGACTGTCGCGTCCTCGTGCCCGTGATTCGCCCGCTCTCGCCGGACCCGGTGGCGACAGTGCGAGGGCCGTTCAGGCCGGGGGACGGGCTTCGGTGTGCTCCTGCCACCAGGGTCGGAACACCGGGCTGGCCATGGCCTGCTCGGCGTAGGCGGCCACCACCTCCCCGTACACCTGATTCGCCTGCTCCCACCCGACCCGCTCGCGGTGCCACGCCAGGACGAGCCGGATGCGCATCGGTTCGCCCGCCAGCGGCCGGACCGCGATACCGGGGCCACCCTGGGACGTCGGTTCTACCAGCTGCACGGCCCGACCGGTCGCGATCAGCCGTCTGCCGCCGCCGCTGGGGACCTCGAAGCGGACGTCGGGGGTGAACCCCGCTTGCCTGCACGCCGCCCGCAGCGCCGCCAACGACCCGTCGTCGGCCCCAGGCGGGCAGATCCACGCCTCACCCGCGAGCCCGGCCAACGGCACCTCATCCCCGCCGGCCAGGGGGTGCTCGGCCGACAACGCCACGTACACCGGCACCCACGGCACGATGATCCGCTGCCCCACCTCGCGCGGCAACGGGATGTCGTGCTCCTCAGCCGCCCCCAACACCGCGATGTCCAAGTTCCCCGACGTCAACGCCCGAGCCAACACCGCACTAGACGGCTCGATCTGCATCGACACCCGAGCCCCCGCCAACGACCGCTCCACCCGATCAAACATCGGCGTCACGCACTCCATGTGCACGGTCCCGAACCGCACCGGCCCGCCGGTACCAGCCCCCAACCCGGCCCCGAGCCCGTCCAACTCCGCCAACACCACCCGGGCCCGCCGAACCAGGTCCTCACCCAGCTCAGTGGGCACCACCCCCACCCGGCTGCGTTCGAACAGCCGCCCCCCGACCACCCGCTCCACCCGCTGCAACAACGTCGACAACGAAGGCTGCGATATCCCCAACCGAGCCGCCCCCTGGGACAGGCTGCCCGCCTCGGCGATCGTGCAGACCGCCCTCAGGTGCCGAATCTCCAGGTCCATGGCCGAACAGGGTAATCCCGCACCACACCAACCGAAACCCTCAGCCGCTCTGTCCAGTGCTGCCTTGGCCTCGTCCTGGTTGCGCCGCCGGTGCCACCGCTCGAGCGGGAGATGCGTTGCTGAAAGCGTTCCAGAGCAGGTTGAGGGGGTGGTCTGGGGTGTAGCTGGTGCGTTCGTGCTTGCGGGTAAGGATGCCGGTGACGATCTCGAGGTGGGGGTGGTAGTCGTCGGCGAGTGTGAGTTTGCGCAGGCCTTGCCCTGGGAGGCGACCGTCGAGGGCGGCGTCGGCTACACGGTCGGTGGTCAGGAGACAGCCGTGGAGTAGGCGTGCAGTGAGGAGGTTGAGGCCATAGTTGAGGGAGTCGATGGTCGCGATGACGTTGAGGGTGGAGTGGTGGTCAGGGCCGTACCAGCGGGTGAGGAAGTCGGCCAGGAGTCCGGCGGCGGGTGTGAGCAGGGGGACCGCGGGTAGCTGGGCCGCCGTGACGGGGGTATTGGGGAGCTCGCGGGTGGTGAGGTTGGTGAGGAGGGCGACCCGTTCGCGGTGCCATTCGAGGAAGTCGTAGTCGTGGGTCGGGGCTTGGTCAGGTGGTGCGGCGAGGCTGCCGCAGACGATGTCGACCTTCTTGCTGTCGAGCGTGCGCCAGAGGTCGCGGGTGCGGACATGTTTGATGGTGAGGTGGATGCCGCGAGCTTCGAAGTCTGGCCGGAGTGCGGGCCAGATGGCGCCGAGAAACTGGACGGTGAACTCGGTGGTGCCGAAAGTGATGGTGGATCCGAGCCGTCGCCTGCTTTGGTGCAGAGCATCGTTCCAGTTCGTGAGTGTCCGGTTTGCAAGGGCGACAAGGTGGTCTCCTGTTGTTGTGAAGAGGAAGTCCTTGCCGCGGCCTTGCTTGACCACCAGCGCCTCGCCGACGAGGCGAGTGGCGGTCTTGTTGAGGTGGTCGAGCTGTTTCTGCACGCTGGATTGCTCGCGTCCGAGAGCGCGTGCCGCGCGTTGGGCGGTACCGGTGGCGTGCACCACGGCAAGGGTTCGGAGTTGGTCCAGGCTGAGATCCAGCAGGTGAGGTGGACAGCCCAGTAGCGCCATGAGCGCCTCCGACGAGTCGGTGTCAGGCATGAGTCTCCTCGCGGTTCGCAGGTGTCCGTTGGAACACCTGGAATGTTGTTGGCCGTAGTTCGCGCCGGAGTGACCCAGAGATGTTCGCCGAGACATCGCGGACCGCGCTAGTGTCCAAGCGGACATCACGTGAAGTTTCGCCCGTTCGGGCCCTTTCGGCGTATCGCTTGGGGAAGCGAGGTTTCCGATGACCGCTCGCAGCATCGCCACCGGCGAGGTGGCGTCGTCCTGCTACTTCCGCACCACGGTGGAGCAGCCGTTTCGCAAGGCGCTGGTTCAGATCAATGAGGATTGCAACCTGCGCTGCGCACACTGTTTCGTCTCGGCGACGAGAATGGGTAAGCGGATGGTTCTAGGAGATGTTGTGGCGAAGGTGATCCCTCGGCTGGCCGCCGCCCGCGTCACGCGGGTGACGTTGACCGGAGGGGAGCCGACGATCCATCCGGAGTTCCTGGCCATTGTGGCGGCATTTCGGGCCGCAGGAATGAGCGTAGGTGTATGTACCAACGCTACCATGGTCGATGACTCCCAGATCAGCGCACTTGCTGCTCTCGGAGTGCACTGCAATGTTTCGTTGGACGGGTTCGCAGTTGCCTCTCATGGCAAGTTTCGCGGTGACCGCGCAAGTTTCGCTGTCACGGTCGCCACCGTGGAGAAACTCGCCGCAGCAGGCATTCTGCAGGGATTGCTGTGCACGCCGAACACGTTGGCCCAGGATGAAGAGTACGCGCGCCTGTGCGCCTTCGCGCGTAGCCACGGCGCCCGCTATGTGCTGCTCAACCCGCTCGGCAGCATGGGGCGTGGCGTCAAGTCCCAGGCGAGGTTGGCCAAGACGACCTTGCACATGCGCGAAATCTTCGAACTGACCGCCCCCTTCGACGGTCCGGATCTCGACATCGCCCACATCCGCTTCCCCAACACAACTGGTCGTCCGCTGGCCGGATGCGAAGCGGGGACGATCATCTACGTGTTCACCCCCGGCGAGGTCACAGTGTGCCCCTACCTGGTGTTCGCGGCCCGCACCCCAGGCTCGCGGCACGCCGACACCGAGTTCATCGTCGGTAACATCTTCACCGATCCTGATGTGGCCACCAGACTTGACGACTATCGCTTCCACGACCGGTACCAAGTCGGCGCGAACCCGACTTGCACCGCCTGTTCCTTGAGTTCCCGCTGCGGCAAGGGGTGCCCCGCGGCCATCGTCGCAGCGGGCGGGCGAATAGGTGATGTCGACGCGGAGCAGTGCCCGGTCACCGCGCCCGAAGCTGGGCGCAAGCTGTTGCCCGTGGTGCAGGCATGAGCACGACCCGGCTCCCTGGCCTGTTGGTGACGTTCGACGGGCCTGGCGGCGTGGGCAAGTCCACCACCGCCCGAATCGTCACCGAGACGCTCGCAAACTCTGGGCTGTCCGTGCACTCGACGGCACAGCCCTCGCGTGCCCGCTTGGGTGAACTGGCTCGTCATGGGACGGACACCTACCGTGGCATGGCGTTGGCCTGCTTGTGTGCGGCAGATCGCCACCACCAACTCGAAACCGAGATCCTGCCCGCCCTGCGCGAGGGAACTGCGGTGGTGTGCGATCGGTACGTCGCCTCCTCGTTGGTACTTCAGGGCCTCGACGGCGTGCCCGCGGAGGTGGTGTGGCAGCTCAACCACGGTGTCTACCGTCCCGACCTGGCAATCGTTCTCACCGGAGACCCGCAGGTGATCAATGCTCGTCTCAGGGCACGCGGAGGCCACAGCCGCTTCGAACGCGCGGCGGACAACAGCCTGCTTGAGACTACCCACTACATTCGAGCGGTCGACACACTGCGCGAGCGGGGGTGGCCGGTCACCTCGGTGGAGACTACCGCCGGGCTACCCGCGACCATCGCTGCTGCCATCGTGTCCCTCGTCCACCACGCCATGACTGAGAAGAGCGCGGCATGCCCCTGAACCTGATGTCTGTCAACGTCGGCGCTCCGTCTCGTGAGCGCGCTGAACGCCAACTGCGCTGGCTCGCTCAGCGGCCCGAAGACGTTTTGGTATTGACTGAGACCAAGGCCACCGCGGGGTGCCACTACCTCGCACAGGCGTTCACCGATGCCGGCTTCAGCGTGACCTTCCCCGAGCACGCTCCTGGAGAACTCGGCGTGATGATCGTCAGCAAGCTTCCGACGATTCCGGATGTCGTCGCCAGCATCTTGGACTACCTCCCCGCACGTGCCGCGGGCGTCGTCATCGACACCACCAGCGGACCAGTTCGCGTGATCGGCGCCTACGTGCCCTCACGCGACGCCACGGTCGACAAGACCGAGCGGAAGAAGAACTGGATCAAGCACTTTACCCACGCTCTGAGCACCACGGCAGGTTCCGCGCCGATCTTGCTGCTCGGGGACCTCAACGTTCTTGAGCCCGATCACCAGCCCGCCCACCAGGGGCAGTTCGCGCCATTCGAGTACAACTTCTACACCGACCTCACCCACCGGCACGGCCTGTACGACCTGTTCCGCCATCTCCACCCGCACCAGGTCGAGCACAGTTGGGCACGCCGAGCGGAACTGGGCTATCGCTACGACCACGCTCACGGCACTCAAGCACTAGCCGATGCCTTGCTCGCCTGCGAGTACCTCCACGAAACCAGAGCTCTAGCGACGGACGGCACCCGACTTACAGATCATTCCGCACTAACGGTGCGTCTGACCCTGACTGCCACCGCACGCCTGATAACGTCCGATCCCGCCACGGCGGGTGCGCATGCCGAGCCGGAGCCGACCTTGTTCTAGGTCAGCGTTCCGCCACGGTCTGGCCCGCAGGCACACCACGCCCGCCCGCGGACCGCGAGGACCAGCCCACGCCATGCCCACCCGCATCACAACCCCCCGCGTCGGCGCCCGTGTCCTGCTCTTGGACCCCACCGATCGCGTCCTGCTCATCCATGCCCTCGACCCCACCGACCCCACCCACCACTGGTGGGAACTCCCCGGTGGCGGTCTCGACCCCGATGAAGACCTCCACACCGCCGCACGCCGAGAAGTAGCCGAGGAAACTGGCATAGTCCTGACAGACCTCGGCCGCAGACTCTGGATCCGCGAAAGCCGCTTCAACTACAAAGGCCGCGCCCACCACCGCATCGACCACGTCTTCCTTGCCCGAACCGCCACCACAACACCCCAGACTTCGCTCAAACCCACAGCCAATGAAAGAGCTGGGCTCATCGAACGCCGCTGGTGGAAGCCGCAGGATCTTCACCTCTGCCAGGACAAACTCCTGCCCCCGACCCTCCCGGTACTCCTGCAGGACCTCCTCAACAACCAGTTCAGCCCAGAACCCCTCACCCTCACCGACTGACCGTGCGGCCAGGAGTTCACTCGGCCGGCACGTCTCCCGTTCGGACATGCGGCATCCGTGCAGCCAACGCGGGTATCGCGGCGATCTTGTCCACGTCTAGGCGATCCCACAGGATCCCTGGCGGACGCCGAGGTGGGCTACAGGCGATGGTCTCGTCGGCCGTGACGATCACGTCCATGCTGAAGTCGTGCGGACCTTCGGGGAGGCTGCCGTCAACAACCTGCAGTGGGTGCACGGTCGAAGTGATCAAGGTGTCCGCGCGGACCAGACCAGCCTCTTGGAGAAGCGCGAGTTCGATGTCGGCGTAGCCCGCCCCCTTGCCCAAACGCACACCCGCGCGGTTCACCACCACGCTCCCGCACACGACCAGATCGACCTCGTTGAGCTGATCAACGTCGACCGTTGGAGCGACCTCAGCGGCGACCTCCGGGTCGACAGCCTCCTCGGCCGACACGGATAGCACTGCTGGATCCAGCACGTAGAACGGCCGACGAGACGCCAACTTGGGAACCGCCATGTAGACGGTCTTCCCCTCCCGCAGCGCCCGAATCCGGACAGGTCGCTGTGCCTTGTCCGGTACGACCTTCACCACCCGGGCAGCCTTCCACGCAGGCATATCGGCAAGCCGCTGAGCCGCGCTGTCGGCGCCGATGAAATCGGGTATCCGTCCGAACACATCCTCGTCACGCACAGCTCCCGCCGCCGTCAACGCGGCCCACACCTCGCGGCGGGCAACGCCCTTGAGATCAACGGCGGAGCGACTCGACACTTGACCCCTCATCCTGAGAACAACGACAGCAACCGGTCCTGCACCTCGTGCACCCGCGTGCTCGCCCGCCACGGTCGCAGCTCGCGACCGGCGCGAAACGCGATGGTCATCGCCCCACCACCTCTAGTCGTCTCGATGATGTCGATCGCCTCGTGCAGCGCCGCGACGGAGGCGTCGACATCACCTCCACGCAGGTGCGTTAGAGCCAGGTTACCCAGGACGATCGCGCGCGACTTGCTGGAACGTCCGCTCACGCGAGCTGCGTCCTGGAGGCGGCGGCGGGCTTGAAGCCCATCCCCAAGTTCGAGGTAGCAAGACCCTGCCACTCGGTTGAACTGGCCCTCGGAGAGGAGGTTCGCTCGTGAATCATCCCCAGTTGCCCCCGCCAGCAGCGTCTCCGCTCGTCCCAGTGCCTTCTCACACTCGGAAGCATCTCCCAGCATGGCGTGTGCCTCGGCATTGTGGAGATGTGCCAGACCAGCGACAGTGCGACT
It includes:
- a CDS encoding radical SAM protein codes for the protein MTARSIATGEVASSCYFRTTVEQPFRKALVQINEDCNLRCAHCFVSATRMGKRMVLGDVVAKVIPRLAAARVTRVTLTGGEPTIHPEFLAIVAAFRAAGMSVGVCTNATMVDDSQISALAALGVHCNVSLDGFAVASHGKFRGDRASFAVTVATVEKLAAAGILQGLLCTPNTLAQDEEYARLCAFARSHGARYVLLNPLGSMGRGVKSQARLAKTTLHMREIFELTAPFDGPDLDIAHIRFPNTTGRPLAGCEAGTIIYVFTPGEVTVCPYLVFAARTPGSRHADTEFIVGNIFTDPDVATRLDDYRFHDRYQVGANPTCTACSLSSRCGKGCPAAIVAAGGRIGDVDAEQCPVTAPEAGRKLLPVVQA
- a CDS encoding NUDIX hydrolase, which gives rise to MPTRITTPRVGARVLLLDPTDRVLLIHALDPTDPTHHWWELPGGGLDPDEDLHTAARREVAEETGIVLTDLGRRLWIRESRFNYKGRAHHRIDHVFLARTATTTPQTSLKPTANERAGLIERRWWKPQDLHLCQDKLLPPTLPVLLQDLLNNQFSPEPLTLTD
- a CDS encoding 5-formyltetrahydrofolate cyclo-ligase, translating into MSSRSAVDLKGVARREVWAALTAAGAVRDEDVFGRIPDFIGADSAAQRLADMPAWKAARVVKVVPDKAQRPVRIRALREGKTVYMAVPKLASRRPFYVLDPAVLSVSAEEAVDPEVAAEVAPTVDVDQLNEVDLVVCGSVVVNRAGVRLGKGAGYADIELALLQEAGLVRADTLITSTVHPLQVVDGSLPEGPHDFSMDVIVTADETIACSPPRRPPGILWDRLDVDKIAAIPALAARMPHVRTGDVPAE
- a CDS encoding endonuclease/exonuclease/phosphatase family protein; this encodes MPLNLMSVNVGAPSRERAERQLRWLAQRPEDVLVLTETKATAGCHYLAQAFTDAGFSVTFPEHAPGELGVMIVSKLPTIPDVVASILDYLPARAAGVVIDTTSGPVRVIGAYVPSRDATVDKTERKKNWIKHFTHALSTTAGSAPILLLGDLNVLEPDHQPAHQGQFAPFEYNFYTDLTHRHGLYDLFRHLHPHQVEHSWARRAELGYRYDHAHGTQALADALLACEYLHETRALATDGTRLTDHSALTVRLTLTATARLITSDPATAGAHAEPEPTLF
- a CDS encoding LysR family transcriptional regulator, giving the protein MPDTDSSEALMALLGCPPHLLDLSLDQLRTLAVVHATGTAQRAARALGREQSSVQKQLDHLNKTATRLVGEALVVKQGRGKDFLFTTTGDHLVALANRTLTNWNDALHQSRRRLGSTITFGTTEFTVQFLGAIWPALRPDFEARGIHLTIKHVRTRDLWRTLDSKKVDIVCGSLAAPPDQAPTHDYDFLEWHRERVALLTNLTTRELPNTPVTAAQLPAVPLLTPAAGLLADFLTRWYGPDHHSTLNVIATIDSLNYGLNLLTARLLHGCLLTTDRVADAALDGRLPGQGLRKLTLADDYHPHLEIVTGILTRKHERTSYTPDHPLNLLWNAFSNASPARAVAPAAQPGRGQGSTGQSG
- a CDS encoding anti-sigma factor RsbA family regulatory protein produces the protein MSAHTHSAKRGYDHVALYYTNDGDLLDGAVPFLVDGVARDEAMVIALDEPRADLVLSALPDPDRVVTLQPDPQYTRPAATIKAYRDMFSSLVKRGASAIRVVGELPSPALAQAWDVWSRYEAAVNYAYDAFPVRSMCAYDTRTTPAPILRDVARTHSLVAVGGTPKPNPEYVEPPSFLSRSGPPTPLPVQHLPPTAALIDPTPAAARHAVTAAGAFALSRADLEDLVTSVSEIVTNAVKYGTPPVTVRLWTGPRQVVVTIHDGGRGPVDPFAGLVPTPNPDGGGYGLWIAHQLCHHVTLSRAESGFTVRLTMGQQS
- the tmk gene encoding dTMP kinase; the protein is MSTTRLPGLLVTFDGPGGVGKSTTARIVTETLANSGLSVHSTAQPSRARLGELARHGTDTYRGMALACLCAADRHHQLETEILPALREGTAVVCDRYVASSLVLQGLDGVPAEVVWQLNHGVYRPDLAIVLTGDPQVINARLRARGGHSRFERAADNSLLETTHYIRAVDTLRERGWPVTSVETTAGLPATIAAAIVSLVHHAMTEKSAACP
- a CDS encoding MEDS domain-containing protein — encoded protein: MSHRPVPPENPPQTGRSHLCWAFTEPAEFFARARAFLVEGLAAGKRVCLTAPGTERALLDQVATIPGIGDLLERGAVLVRSLDGVYAGGGVVDPEEQVRVYAGETDQAVADGFTGFRVAAEATHLVRTPAHLDAFASYEHVVDRYMAASTFDAMCAYNVPELGADTVDKLATMHPGGNVDTVPFHLHGWGRGGAVALDGELDLRSRELFPWALEHAAPGWGGGEVVVDARGLTFIDHHALLRLADQAERRGFTAVLRTRAMNPARLVEILGISGVRVEQVA
- a CDS encoding LysR family transcriptional regulator; protein product: MDLEIRHLRAVCTIAEAGSLSQGAARLGISQPSLSTLLQRVERVVGGRLFERSRVGVVPTELGEDLVRRARVVLAELDGLGAGLGAGTGGPVRFGTVHMECVTPMFDRVERSLAGARVSMQIEPSSAVLARALTSGNLDIAVLGAAEEHDIPLPREVGQRIIVPWVPVYVALSAEHPLAGGDEVPLAGLAGEAWICPPGADDGSLAALRAACRQAGFTPDVRFEVPSGGGRRLIATGRAVQLVEPTSQGGPGIAVRPLAGEPMRIRLVLAWHRERVGWEQANQVYGEVVAAYAEQAMASPVFRPWWQEHTEARPPA
- a CDS encoding collagenase — its product is MSLSRAKKAGVLAVVASALTLLAVVINPLASGQPVAPPRAAVAPAAGSGADVHVARERLPVAERTPVSASKEERRDYDVPAAKALVACDTAGFTSRSGWALVDFIRTSTVDCVNTLFSLTGTDANRAFREDQMTYVAYGLRDNGSSYPGDNSTGTAQLVLYLRAGYYVQWYNPDVVATYGSALRNAIRSGLDNFFNNARAFTVSEANGATLSEAVTLIDSAQENARYLWVVKRLLDGYNSSYDSSWSMLNAVNNVYTVLFRGHQVPEFVSTVTSDPSVLETLRAFAIRNLGLLSGERSYLTSNAGRELGRFLQHPGLLSNSKPKAKALMDASSIRGATAPLWVGVAEMVDSYDKANCAYYGACDLQNRLLAEVLPINHTCASTLRVRAQEMTAAELSQTCASLLNQDAYFHNVVRDPGPVTGDRNTALEVVVYNSSTDYQTYAGAMWGIDTNNGGMYLEGDPSAVGNQARFIAYEAEWLRPTFQIWNLNHEYTHYLDGRFNMAGDFTSNVTTPTIWWIEGFAEYVSYQYRNVAYDAAIAEAGKRTYALSTLFDTTYSHDTTRIYRWGYLAVRYMIQAHPADVTAVLGHYRSGNWTAARTLLKTTIGSRYDSDWYTWLAACAAGSCGGGTTNRPPVADFTSSTNARTVTFTDRSTDPDGTITARRWDFGDGTTSTATAPTRTYAADGTYTVRLTVTDNQGATGTLTKAVTIGSGGVAECTGSDARVLGKNCQRSNRSATGGNYDYLYLTLPSATAQLTITASGGTGNCDLYFSGSSWATTSTATHRSTGTTNQETITVTSPAAGYAYVSLKGATDCAGVVVTTRY